A DNA window from Gammaproteobacteria bacterium contains the following coding sequences:
- a CDS encoding serralysin, whose translation MNVSLAVIGSQNTGGAGTDTLLGIENLIGSSFDDQLSGDSSANVLNGGLGNDTLDGQAGVDTLMGGGGNDTYVVDNVGDVVSETSAGGGVDLVQASVTYTLGVNLENLTLTGNSDIDGTGNSQVNTITGNSGKNILDGGAGADTLIGGAGDDTYMLSNAGDTITELAGGGTDLVVASLTYTLGAEVENLTLTGSGANINGMGNTQANTINGNGGDNILDGGAGADTLIGKGGNDTYVVDNVGDTGVEVAGGGTDDLVLASVTYTIPDKVEDLTLTGSANINGTGNTQGNTITGNSGDNTLDGQAGVDTLIGGDGDDTYIVDNVGDVVTEQAAEGTDLVLASVTYTLADNLENLTLTGSSAIDGTGNTQDNIITGNSGKNTLDGGAGVDTLIGGAGDDTYLVDNAGDTTTELAGGGTDFVLASLTYTLGAEVENLTLTDGADINGTGNTQANTITGNSGDNILDGGAGADTLIGRGGNDTYVVDDSGDVVVEVAGGGTDDLVLASITYTLADKVEDLTLTGSANINGTGNAQSNTITGNSGDNIIDGGIGTDTVSYATATGGVTVSLVGALGQQDTGSAGIDTLISIENLIGSNFDDQLTGNGGDNVIDGCPGIDTLSYATSNHGVIVSLAVSGSQNTFGAGQDTLSNIENLIGTNFGDFLTATASGSQLQGGAGDDTLISGVGDDLLDGGAGNDTASYVNATGSVTVSLAIQGAQNTGAAGSDTLVSIENLTGSAFNDQLTDDGNTGSYNILDGGAGADTMNGGAGGNFYMVDNISDVINETGTDNYTDSVVSTISYTLGNNLEELYLASGTANINGTGNGSYNILHGNAGDNLLDGGDGADFIDGGAGTDTLKGGKENDTLVVDNIGDVVVENPNEGTDTVTASVDYSLNTNVENLNLDGQLNLSGTGNELDNTLNGNAGNNLLNGGAGNDLLLGREGADTMNGGTGDDTYEVDNVGDVVTENVGEGTDTVRSSITYTLGTNVENLTLSGTSALNGTGNELDNTLLGNSASNTLNGGIGNDSLDGSTGADTLIGGTGNDSYTIDNSSDTIIENPGEGTDTVLAAISYNLGLASNLENLTLTGFANLNGTGNELGNVLNGNYGDNTLDGGAGADQMSGRAGNDIYLVDNIGDTVTEGVGEGTDTVSSSVNYTLAANVEKLILVGTVDLTGTGNNLANTITGNAGNNALDGGANADTLIGGAGDDSYVADNTNDVITENLNEGTDTVQASVNYNLTSKAANVENLFLTGTANINGTGNGLDNTITGNSGANILTGWAGNDNLDGGLGADVMSGGSGNDIYTVDNVGDIVTENPGDGTDTVLSSLAYILGGNVENLTLTGSGNINGTGNTAANTILGNSGNNLLSGGLGNDTLNGGTGADTLVGGAGNDTYVVDNISDIVTENLGEGTDTVQSAVTYTLALNVENLTLTGRYISTATANNGTGNTLGNIIAGNQGKNVLSGLAGNDTLNGGLGADTLTGGTGNDIFRFDSTLGSSNIDTVKDFVSTQDSVALDDAIFTQIGVLGRFTNTDGRFWASTAGVAHDASDRIIYDTDSGALFYDADGNGAGAAIQFATLTSHPTLSAADIWVV comes from the coding sequence CCCTGCTGGGTATTGAGAACCTAATCGGGAGCAGTTTCGATGACCAATTGAGCGGGGATAGTAGCGCCAACGTACTCAATGGCGGTTTAGGTAACGATACCTTGGATGGTCAAGCGGGTGTTGATACTTTAATGGGTGGTGGCGGCAACGATACCTATGTGGTCGATAACGTCGGAGACGTGGTTAGTGAAACATCGGCGGGGGGCGGCGTTGATTTGGTGCAGGCATCGGTAACCTATACCCTGGGTGTTAATCTTGAAAACCTAACCTTGACCGGTAATTCCGATATCGATGGGACCGGAAATAGCCAGGTCAACACAATTACTGGCAACAGTGGGAAGAACATTTTAGACGGTGGTGCAGGGGCGGATACGCTGATTGGCGGCGCAGGTGATGATACTTATATGTTAAGTAACGCCGGAGACACCATTACCGAATTGGCGGGTGGCGGTACCGATTTGGTTGTGGCGTCGCTAACCTACACCCTGGGTGCAGAGGTCGAGAATCTGACCCTAACCGGTAGTGGTGCTAACATCAACGGGATGGGAAATACCCAGGCCAATACGATCAACGGCAATGGCGGCGATAATATCCTGGATGGCGGCGCGGGTGCGGATACGTTAATCGGTAAAGGTGGTAATGATACCTACGTGGTGGACAATGTCGGGGATACCGGGGTCGAGGTAGCGGGGGGAGGGACCGACGATCTGGTTTTGGCGTCCGTCACCTATACCATACCGGATAAAGTCGAAGACCTCACCCTAACCGGTAGCGCAAATATCAATGGAACGGGAAACACCCAGGGCAATACTATTACTGGCAATAGCGGCGATAACACCTTGGATGGTCAAGCGGGCGTGGATACCCTAATTGGTGGAGACGGTGACGACACCTATATAGTTGATAACGTCGGCGATGTTGTCACAGAGCAGGCGGCGGAGGGGACCGATCTAGTATTGGCCTCGGTAACCTATACCCTGGCTGACAATCTCGAAAACCTAACCCTAACTGGCAGCTCCGCCATCGATGGGACGGGCAATACCCAAGACAACATAATTACCGGAAATAGCGGGAAAAACACCCTGGATGGTGGCGCGGGGGTGGATACGCTAATTGGCGGCGCAGGTGATGACACCTACCTAGTGGATAACGCCGGGGATACCACCACCGAATTGGCGGGTGGCGGTACCGATTTTGTATTGGCGTCGCTAACTTACACCCTGGGTGCAGAGGTCGAAAATCTGACCCTAACCGATGGTGCTGACATCAACGGGACGGGAAATACCCAGGCCAATACGATTACCGGCAATAGCGGCGATAATATCCTGGATGGTGGCGCGGGTGCGGATACGCTGATCGGTAGAGGCGGTAATGACACCTATGTGGTAGACGACTCCGGAGATGTCGTAGTTGAGGTAGCGGGAGGAGGGACCGACGATCTGGTTTTGGCGTCCATCACCTACACCCTGGCGGATAAGGTCGAAGACCTCACCCTAACCGGTAGCGCCAATATCAATGGAACGGGAAATGCTCAGAGCAATACCATCACCGGCAATAGCGGCGATAACATTATCGATGGCGGCATTGGAACCGATACAGTTTCTTATGCCACCGCTACCGGAGGCGTAACGGTATCGCTAGTGGGGGCGCTGGGCCAACAAGATACCGGCAGCGCCGGGATCGACACCTTAATCAGCATCGAAAACCTAATCGGGAGCAATTTTGACGACCAACTGACTGGGAATGGTGGCGATAACGTAATTGACGGTTGCCCCGGCATCGATACCCTCTCCTACGCTACTAGCAACCATGGCGTAATCGTCTCGCTCGCCGTCTCTGGTTCGCAAAATACCTTTGGCGCCGGTCAAGATACCCTGAGCAATATTGAAAACCTGATCGGCACCAATTTCGGTGACTTCCTCACTGCCACCGCTAGTGGTAGCCAATTGCAGGGTGGCGCGGGCGACGATACCTTAATCAGTGGCGTTGGTGATGATCTGCTAGACGGCGGCGCCGGCAATGATACCGCCTCTTATGTCAATGCGACTGGGTCCGTTACTGTGTCACTAGCAATTCAGGGTGCACAGAATACCGGGGCCGCTGGCAGTGATACCTTAGTCAGCATTGAGAATCTAACCGGCAGTGCCTTCAATGATCAATTGACTGATGATGGAAATACCGGTAGCTACAATATCCTCGATGGTGGTGCGGGCGCGGATACCATGAATGGTGGCGCTGGTGGGAATTTCTACATGGTGGACAATATCAGCGATGTTATCAATGAAACAGGTACCGATAACTATACCGATAGCGTGGTGTCCACAATTAGCTATACCCTTGGCAACAATCTGGAGGAATTGTATCTGGCGTCCGGGACCGCCAATATCAATGGCACCGGCAACGGGTCGTACAATATCCTCCATGGTAATGCAGGGGATAATCTGCTCGACGGCGGTGATGGTGCTGATTTTATCGATGGTGGTGCTGGGACCGATACCCTGAAGGGGGGAAAAGAGAACGATACGTTGGTTGTAGACAATATCGGTGACGTAGTAGTCGAAAATCCCAACGAAGGTACTGATACGGTCACAGCCTCAGTGGACTATAGTTTGAACACCAACGTTGAGAATCTCAACCTCGATGGTCAACTCAATCTTAGTGGTACCGGCAACGAACTGGATAATACCCTCAACGGTAATGCAGGAAATAATCTACTGAATGGTGGCGCCGGTAACGACTTATTACTCGGGCGTGAGGGAGCGGATACCATGAATGGTGGGACCGGTGATGATACCTACGAGGTTGACAATGTCGGCGATGTGGTGACGGAGAATGTAGGAGAAGGCACCGATACGGTTAGGTCGTCCATTACCTATACCTTGGGCACCAATGTGGAGAATCTGACCCTCTCCGGTACGAGTGCCCTGAATGGTACCGGTAACGAGTTGGACAACACGCTGCTCGGAAACTCGGCCAGTAATACTCTCAACGGTGGGATTGGCAACGATAGCCTCGATGGTAGCACTGGTGCCGATACGCTGATCGGCGGAACCGGTAACGATAGTTACACCATCGACAATAGCAGTGACACCATCATCGAGAATCCTGGAGAAGGTACGGATACCGTTTTGGCCGCTATTAGCTATAACTTAGGGCTAGCTTCCAATCTGGAGAATCTAACCCTGACCGGTTTTGCCAACCTCAATGGTACCGGTAACGAACTCGGCAATGTGTTGAATGGCAATTATGGAGATAATACGCTGGATGGTGGCGCTGGTGCGGATCAGATGTCCGGGCGTGCCGGTAACGATATTTACCTGGTGGACAACATTGGTGATACCGTCACTGAGGGGGTTGGTGAGGGTACCGATACGGTGAGTTCCTCCGTAAATTATACCTTGGCCGCTAATGTCGAGAAGCTGATTCTGGTCGGTACTGTTGATCTCACGGGAACCGGTAATAATCTTGCCAATACTATTACGGGCAATGCCGGAAACAATGCCCTCGATGGTGGTGCCAACGCCGATACTCTAATCGGTGGCGCGGGTGATGATAGCTATGTGGCGGATAATACCAATGATGTAATTACGGAGAATCTCAACGAAGGTACCGATACCGTACAGGCTTCTGTCAACTATAACCTGACGAGTAAAGCCGCCAATGTTGAAAATCTGTTCTTGACCGGTACCGCCAATATTAACGGCACGGGTAACGGTTTAGACAATACCATTACTGGTAACAGCGGTGCCAATATCCTTACCGGTTGGGCGGGTAACGATAATCTGGACGGTGGATTGGGTGCGGATGTTATGTCTGGTGGCTCGGGCAATGATATTTATACGGTAGATAATGTCGGCGATATCGTTACTGAGAATCCGGGAGATGGCACTGATACGGTGTTATCTTCGCTTGCCTATATCCTCGGCGGCAATGTCGAAAATCTAACGCTCACGGGTTCTGGCAATATCAACGGGACTGGCAATACGGCTGCCAATACGATCCTTGGTAATTCGGGCAATAATCTACTCAGCGGTGGGCTAGGCAATGACACCCTGAATGGCGGGACTGGTGCCGATACCTTGGTTGGGGGGGCGGGTAACGATACCTATGTGGTGGACAACATCAGCGATATCGTTACGGAGAATCTCGGCGAGGGCACGGATACCGTTCAGTCTGCTGTTACCTACACCCTGGCGCTCAACGTGGAGAATCTGACCCTTACCGGTAGATATATCAGCACTGCCACGGCGAATAACGGTACGGGTAATACTCTGGGAAACATCATTGCCGGGAATCAGGGTAAAAATGTACTCAGCGGTTTAGCTGGTAACGATACGCTCAATGGCGGATTGGGTGCGGATACTCTGACCGGAGGAACGGGGAATGATATTTTCCGGTTCGATAGCACGTTAGGAAGCAGCAATATCGATACGGTCAAAGACTTCGTGTCAACCCAAGACAGTGTAGCCTTGGACGATGCCATATTCACTCAGATTGGCGTGCTGGGTCGTTTTACTAATACGGATGGACGTTTTTGGGCGAGCACCGCTGGGGTTGCGCACGATGCATCGGATCGCATCATCTACGACACCGATAGCGGGGCGCTGTTCTATGATGCCGATGGCAACGGTGCTGGCGCGGCAATCCAATTCGCCACCCTGACCAGTCATCCGACTTTAAGCGCAGCGGATATTTGGGTGGTGTAA
- a CDS encoding hypothetical protein (Evidence 5 : Unknown function), translated as MGPGFTIKHTLDMLDRKTCPQYLLSSHSKHNTEVFGQTLDIIGNLKPPPNSLSC; from the coding sequence TTGGGACCAGGTTTTACGATCAAACATACATTAGATATGCTTGATCGTAAAACCTGCCCCCAATATTTACTCTCCTCACATTCAAAACACAACACCGAGGTTTTCGGCCAGACACTAGACATTATCGGAAACCTAAAACCTCCCCCCAACTCGCTCTCCTGTTAA
- a CDS encoding putative periplasmic serine endoprotease DegP-like (Evidence 3 : Putative function from multiple computational evidences), whose amino-acid sequence MFQRLLSLLCALLLVLPTVGQPAADFTSQVEQASRAVVNISTVQRTSSHDKKRGIIPDLKDIPPELRDFLGRFFDHPRPAPRSDRPTQGLGSGFIISPDGYLLTAAHVVRDADEIVVRDADHHEWTAKVVGIDALIDIALLKVAATDLPTARIGNSDTLKVGQWVLAIGQPFGLDYTATAGIVSALGRNLPNDTYVPFIQTDVAVNPGNSGGPLYNLDGAVVGINSQIYTPSGGYAGLSFAIPIAVAMDAVEQIKTHGRVIRGWLGITIQQVTQDLARSFGLDRPQGALITQIAPQGPARSAGLQAGDIVVTYDERSIDGAGDLPPLVGRTHPGTKVPVVVIRNGRKQVVTVTVAELPRELAEPNPEKAKKGKAKTSEPPLLGLTVTDLPVGERLNNGPRGVMVKRVEEGPARTAGVLPHDIILRMGNITVRDVDHFRTLVPSLPKNHNLPILVLRENNPTFLALRIPDIRH is encoded by the coding sequence GTCGTCAACATTAGTACCGTCCAACGAACCTCCAGCCATGACAAAAAGCGGGGGATCATCCCCGACTTGAAGGACATCCCCCCGGAGTTGCGTGATTTTCTGGGTCGCTTCTTCGACCATCCTCGTCCCGCCCCCCGAAGTGACCGACCAACCCAAGGGTTGGGTTCCGGTTTCATCATCTCCCCCGATGGCTACCTTCTCACCGCCGCCCACGTTGTCAGGGACGCCGATGAGATTGTGGTGCGCGACGCTGATCACCACGAGTGGACCGCCAAGGTGGTGGGGATTGATGCCCTCATCGATATCGCGTTACTCAAGGTAGCCGCCACGGATCTCCCCACTGCTCGCATTGGTAATTCCGATACCCTCAAAGTCGGACAATGGGTACTGGCCATCGGTCAACCCTTCGGATTGGATTACACGGCTACTGCCGGTATCGTGAGTGCACTAGGTCGTAATCTGCCCAACGATACCTATGTCCCGTTCATCCAGACCGACGTGGCAGTTAACCCCGGCAATTCTGGTGGACCACTCTACAATCTGGACGGTGCGGTGGTGGGGATCAACTCCCAGATTTACACTCCCAGCGGTGGGTATGCTGGTTTGTCCTTTGCCATTCCCATCGCTGTAGCCATGGATGCCGTGGAGCAGATCAAGACCCATGGACGAGTTATCCGAGGCTGGCTAGGCATCACCATCCAACAGGTGACCCAAGACTTGGCCCGTTCCTTTGGTCTTGATCGACCGCAAGGCGCCCTGATAACTCAAATCGCCCCCCAAGGTCCCGCCCGGAGTGCTGGGCTCCAAGCCGGAGACATAGTGGTGACTTATGACGAGCGGAGTATCGACGGTGCCGGTGACCTTCCACCGCTGGTGGGTCGCACCCATCCAGGCACCAAGGTACCGGTAGTCGTTATCCGAAATGGCAGGAAACAGGTGGTAACCGTCACAGTGGCCGAGTTGCCCCGGGAACTGGCCGAGCCTAACCCCGAAAAAGCTAAAAAGGGCAAGGCTAAAACCTCAGAACCGCCGTTACTTGGACTCACTGTGACGGACCTACCGGTCGGCGAACGTCTCAATAATGGTCCACGCGGTGTAATGGTCAAACGTGTTGAGGAGGGACCCGCCCGCACTGCTGGTGTCCTTCCCCATGACATCATCCTCCGTATGGGGAATATTACGGTACGTGATGTCGATCATTTCCGCACACTGGTCCCCAGCCTTCCCAAGAATCACAACCTCCCGATATTGGTGCTGCGGGAAAATAATCCTACATTTCTAGCTCTGCGTATCCCGGACATTCGACATTAG